A region of the Gallaecimonas mangrovi genome:
GTCTCCTTGTTGTCATCGTCTGGGCGACCGAGCAGCAACGACTCGGGGTGGCGGCTAAGTTGGTCAACCAATGCCCGCACCGAACGGGCCGCGCGCTGTAATTCCAGCAGGGTTTGGCCAAGGTTTTGCTGCAAGGCGGCATCTGGCCCCAGCATCTGGTTGGCATTGCCCAAGGTGGTATGCAGGCTATCAAGGTTCTGATTCACCTTCGGCAGTAGCTGGCCGTTAATGCCCTTAAGGGTGGTATCAAGATCCGCCAGGGTGTGGTTGAGGTTATTACCAATTTGGTCAAAGGGAATTTTGTTGACCTTATTTACGATATTGCCCAGCTGCTCTTGCAGCTTGTCGAACTGGCCACCCACGGTGGGCAGCACCAGCTCGCCGTTGTTATCGACGCTAACGCTGGCCGGTTTGGCGTTAGGCATAAAATCGATGGCCACGTACAGCTTGCCGGTTAACAAGTTACCGGTTTTGGCCTGGGCGCGCAGGCCGTGTTGAACCATGGTTTTAATAAAGGACAGGCCCTGGGCTTCATCGCCATCGGCTTGTGGCAGCTTTTTGGCAACATTGCCCAGCCGTTCGGGGTAAATGCGAATACCTACCAGCGTCGAAAAGTTTTTACTGTCGGCGTTGTAATCGAGATCGACCGATTCCACGTGGCCGATATTAAGCCCTAAGAACTCCACCGGTGCGTCTACTTCCAAGCCGCGCAGCGACTGTGAAAAACGCATCTTTACCGGCACCGAAGGGCCGTCTTGGCGGGCAAGGGCCGTTTGCTTGTCTTTGGCCAGCACAAAATGGCTGTCGCTCTTGGCCTGGGTTTGGTCGTCGCTGGAGGTAGAAAAGGCAATGCCCCCGGCCAGCAGGGTGGCCACAGACTGGGTGTTGAGGGTAAAGCCTTCGGCATTAAGGCTTAAATCAACGCCGCTGGCATTCCAAAAGTGGCTGTTTTTACTAACAAACTTATCAAAAGGCGCCTTGATGAAAATATGTAAGGTCACGCCCTTACCGTTTTTATCCAACTGATACGACGCCACATGGCCCACCTGAATGCGCCGGTAGTAAATGGGCGAGTTCACATCCAGC
Encoded here:
- a CDS encoding PqiB family protein; translated protein: MDNNNGPDKPQIVHRKWSLSLVWLVPLVALAVAVTLLVKGWLSQGPTITIQFDTAAGLEPGKTPVKYMDIQVGTLEDVTLSPDHDHIEAKVNLNNSAEFLTKKDTLFWVVRPRIGAGGVSGIDTVLSGAYIAADEGKSSQYVKQFTGLETPPSVVSRVPGTSYVLHSKDLGSLDVNSPIYYRRIQVGHVASYQLDKNGKGVTLHIFIKAPFDKFVSKNSHFWNASGVDLSLNAEGFTLNTQSVATLLAGGIAFSTSSDDQTQAKSDSHFVLAKDKQTALARQDGPSVPVKMRFSQSLRGLEVDAPVEFLGLNIGHVESVDLDYNADSKNFSTLVGIRIYPERLGNVAKKLPQADGDEAQGLSFIKTMVQHGLRAQAKTGNLLTGKLYVAIDFMPNAKPASVSVDNNGELVLPTVGGQFDKLQEQLGNIVNKVNKIPFDQIGNNLNHTLADLDTTLKGINGQLLPKVNQNLDSLHTTLGNANQMLGPDAALQQNLGQTLLELQRAARSVRALVDQLSRHPESLLLGRPDDDNKETKQ